In the Triticum aestivum cultivar Chinese Spring chromosome 2B, IWGSC CS RefSeq v2.1, whole genome shotgun sequence genome, AGGTGGGCTGGGGCTGGTAGTTCCCATACACAATAAGCGTTTCTCTTTCTTATCTCATGGAAAATGAACTTTATTATTGTACCACACTCAGTAGCATCATGTCATTTACCAATCACTGCCAATTTAATTCACCAAAACACCTTCTCAGATCGTCAGGCTATCATAACTCAAGCAGATAGAATCAAACGGATCGACAAACAAGCAAACCAATGCGCTAACTTGTTCATTGCTCATGGAACGCCTCTGGGCCTCAAAAATGCAAAGCGAAAGACTCTCAGCAGTCAGCATGCGGCTAAATTGTGCTAACAGACATGATGCTATCATTGCACAGTTCGGCATGGTTCCCTACATCAGTAAAATCACACATTCTCGCATCACCACCTCCCCTAGAAGCACTTACAGATGATATAATAAACTAGGGAATAGAAAGAGGTCGCGGTCGAACCGACGATGCTCCCTGTCCTCCAGACAACGTCACTTGGGTAACGCAGCACCAGGAATTCACAGCATTCATTTTTGTAGAAGGCTCAAACTTTGTCAGATGCGTCGAGAGATGTGCTCTCTGTACTCTTGACCGCAGCCAGCTTCTCAGCCAATCTTTGCTCCAGTGCCCTTTGACCCCTTTCCCTGCAGTGAGATCAACACAACCAAGTGAGATCAAGTGCACTACTATCCCATATGCACATATGCATTAATTGTGGCTTGTTCTCGGGTACACTACTAGCACATATACAGTTCTTGCAGCAACCAGAAGCACCAAATAGAGTTATTAGTTAGTTACTGAACCGAAAGACCCAAAACTAAGAATACGGCAATCAGTTCAAACGGAATGACGTAACAACATAGATTCTACAAGCTCACAAACTGCAGTCACAAAGTATAAATAATCCTGAAAGACTGTCTCAAAACATAAATCCAGAACTCACTTGAGCATTACCTATGTGTGATAATTAACAAAGACAGAGGGGAGGTACTGGAGGGTTGCATAGAGCCATAGACTAGTTTGTGTGAGCAAGGGTTACTTGAGAACAAGTCACAAAAACTAACCTCCTCCTGTTTGCCTCAGTAGAATCTGAACCCGGCAATGATGAGGTTTCCAATGTCTGACCCCGGTCTGCCCTATCAGATCTTCCACAAAGAAGCCTATGGAATATTGAGGCTATTGGATCCAGAACTGGTCTGCATATGTTTAATAAATTAATCCAAATATAAAGGCTATCGAATCCAGAATTTGGCTATGTTTTCATAAATTAGTCAGGAAGTTCGTCCGTAAACTAAGAAGTTAGTATTATATAAAGGGGAATTCGTAATACCTCAGAATTGCAGGGAAGAAACTTGAGAAAGAGAACTCCTCGCTTGGATCCCCTTTCAGGCCTGTCTCTAGCCTCTTTTGGAAGTAACGCAGGTAAATCCAACTCATATAAATGCCAAACAGTATAACTGGGAGGTAAGATACCAAGTCCTTCATGAAGAAGCTTACAACAACGGAAATCAGTGCAATAAGAGATGGGATCCACTGAGTAGGGACAAAAATAAACATGTCAGATCAGACATAACATCAAACAGAGTCATTCTATTAACAGTATCAGTTATTAACCTTTCCCTTAATCTTCAGCACGAAAAGATTAAGCTCCATCTCTGGCATAAGTTGCTTGATGCCCACCAGCAATCCTGACAGAACCCCATAAAAACCAGAAAGAGGAGTGTAGCTGAGAAATCAAAAGTTAAGAAAAACTCATCAGTTTACCCAATACAGAACATCAAACCAGATGTGCTCGGACACTTCTATAGAAACAGAATACTTACAGGTAGCTCTCTTGTTGTGTTACATAGTACACAGCAATAGCAGTTACGAAGACACACATTGAAGTTGAGAAGTTGACAATAAAAACGAACTTTGATAACTCCTTTGTGCCCCATAGAGGCTCTAATAATTTCCCAAATAAAAGAAGACCAATTATGCTGATAATCACCTGGAAGCACATTATCCATGTGAATTGAGGGGGCTCGATGAAATATGAATGGTTTAATTCTTATTAAAATAGTGCACTTGGCAGCTGGGGACCAAGGAAAGGCGAATCTAAAGATATGATAGTATATTTTATTCAATATATAAACAGCAAATATGAAACAGCTGAACACATGGTCCAGAGCAAACAACGATAAAGGAGAGCACTACTCGCTGTCACTCCCTAACAAGCTTAGCATGATCCTAAAGTTAAGGCTCATCTGCAGAAAGTATCTCAGGCAAGTACTGTAGATAGCTCACTGTACATCCATGCCATACACTGCATATGTGTCATCACTTCTCACAGATATTTCCACTCAATTGATTTTGTGACTATTGCTCAGCATAAATGAAGATTTGAATTATACATATTCTGTTTCTACCTTACTAAAACATGATCTAATTCATGAGAAAAACTTACCAATATATAACCAGACAGACATAGCAACCATACTCTAATTCACTCCCTATCCAAACCTCATCAAGTTCACTACTAGTTTGATTAAGTGTGTTCTTTTTCATAGCTAACCATCTAAAAAGCTTTGCCGCCTCGTCCACATACTTTAGAAAAGGCAATCTCTCACACAGCGATAAATAAATCTTTACTTCACATATAGTTACTTTAGTTGCCATAGTTCTTACTTATTTTCATTTCACGGAGATTTAGTTCCAGTAATGTTCCATAAAATTAATTAGAGGACACATACCAAGTGCTAAGATGATTACAAAGCATACAAAAGAACAAATCAAAACTCCGTGCCCTTGACAAAGATGAGAGGAAGAACTTACCCCTGGAATAGTTTGCTCGACATAGCCAGCAGTTATCAAGTTCCAGGCGAAAGGGATTGTCCTGAAGAAAAAATAAATTAATCAAACAATTCCAAAGAAAATAGAAGCATGATTTTTTATGAGAAGTATGCCAAACATCTAACATGTTCAAGTTATACAGGGTAACACCTCAAAGGCATGCTTAACATTAATTGGCTTCTTAAGGAAAAACTACCTGTAACCATGGATTACGAGTCCAAGGACTAGTCAAGACTAGTCTATGAGTCTCAACTCCAGGGCCGACTACACTTCAGTGTCGACTAGTCTATGAGTCACAACTTTAGTATCGACTACTCACGCTTAGTCTATGGGTCTCAACCTCAGGACGACTCATCGACTCGTAAACCTTGCCTGTAACTTCATTTCAAAACAAGCAAGATAGGTAGGTTTAATTTTGTGTGCACCAGATGTAATAATGAATACAATGATGCAATCTAGAGGTTAGAAAATATACGACTTAATtactgactactccctccgttcctaaatgtaagtctttatagaaatttcactatgaaccacatacggatgtatatagatgcattttaagtttagattcattcatcttgctccgtatgtagtccacctaatggaatccctacaaagacttatatttaggaacggagggagtagaatgcatGGCACCACACTCAAAACTATCACCACTGCGCCAAAATTGCATTTAAAACTGGCACTCTAGATGAGCATGCTGACTAGCTGTAATAGTTCTGTGTACTGTATACCAGTCAGTGCTATAGGGTACTGGCACATCTACACATGATATTTCTCCTTGGAAGGACACATCTACACGTGATATTTCTCCTTGGAAGGTTACTAGATGCTATACAAATCCTTGCAAtctaaaaactcaaaactaatgGTGCTGACAGAACTGAAGGTGCTGACAGTAAAGCGGTTAATTAAGAAATTAGGTCAGCTTCCCCTTCTTGGCATGCAACCACTAACTTGACCACTACTCGGGTATGTGGCTGAAATTTCGATGCAAACATCAGATTAAAGTGCAACAAAGATCTGTTTGTGTTGGCTACCTTGCGGGGATAAGCGCGAGATAGTTGACGGCTGAAGGGAACAGCTGGACCAAGAGGTGCACGAGAAGCAATATGACGGCGAGGCCCTTGCAGAGCTTCGTGTACCCTCTGAAGAAGCTTCCACCCTGCATTGTGATAAACACGGCATCTATCAGTGTACAGCGACAAGTTTTCCCACGCGTAATTCAGCTATCAGGCCTTTCCTCAAAACAAAAACAACACAAAACAAAAACCAGCTACCAGGCCACATCTGAGGCATACAAATCTGTTAAACTCCGGGCAAGAGCAAACAAATCCACATGAGACCACCAAAGGTGGCTTGGAAACAGCATGATGCAGGTCCTTCTTTCTCTGGCATTGGTGCAGACAGAGAGCTAGCGAACGGATTCAGCTATCCAACTCTAAACCATTGCCGAGATCCGCGCACCCCAACTCAACCACGCGTTTACAGGCGAAGCGCGTCACAGGCTCGACAAACACATACACATCGCCCCCGGAATTCCACGGCCAACATCCCCGCGACGGCCTCCGGGGGAACGCGACAGGGGCGTCGACGGGTGCTAAGGACGCGCGTCGTGCCACACGGCAGGCACGAGGGGCGCCCTGGCCGAAGGATCTAGAGGCGTCCGACAGCGAGGGGCGTTCGCCGCGCCAGAtctggagagagggagaggaggtcCGTACGTACCCCGGAGGGAAGCGACGGCGCCGGAGGGGAGACGCTGCTCATCATCGTGGCGGCCGCCGCCCGACGAGATCCGCCGATCCGGAGCGCGCTGTGGCTGCAGTGAGGAGAGGGGAGGGGGGAAGTGGAGCGGGGAGCACGCAAAGGTTTGATGGGGTTTGGGATCGATCGTTAGGTCCGTGGGGTCGACTGGCTTCCGGGACGACGGTTCGGGCTTCCGGGTGCTctccctgctccctcctcctggCTTGGCTCGAACACAGTAGTTCCATAGACGAGACAAATGAGGTTTTTCCTTGTCGAGACAATATCACGTGAAAACCAAGTTTCAGNNNNNNNNNNNNNNNNNNNNNNNNNNNNNNNNNNNNNNNNNNNNNNNNNNNNNNNNNNNNNNNNNNNNNNNNNNNNNNNNNNNNNNNNNNNNNNNNNNNNNNNNNNNNNNNNNNNNNNNNNNNNNNNNNNNNNNNNNNNNNNNNNNNNNNNNNNNNNNNNNNNNNNNNNNNNNNNNNNNNNNNNNNNNNNNNNNNNNNNNNNNNNNNNNNNNNNNNNNNNNNNNNNNNNNNNNNNNNNNNNNNNNNNNNNNNNNNNNNNNNNNNNNNNNNNNNNNNNNNNNNNNNNNNNNNNNNNNNNNNNNNNNNNNNNNNNNNNNNNNNNNNNNNNNNNNNNNNNNNNNNNNNNNNNNNNNNNNNNNNNNNNNNNNNNNNNNNNNNNNNNNNNNNNNNNNNATGTTTGGTGGGTTTGCGCCTCAACAAAGTACTTGCAAATACATAATCACACTATCAGGGGCGGAGCTGGGGGGACGAGCAGGggcctgccccctccccccaacgaTCGACAGTTTTAGTAGGAGCGGCGAGTAATTACCAACGAGATTAGATCAATATACGTAGCCGGCCCCCCCTATACtcgaatcctggctccgccactgcacacTATGCCTTGTGATTTTCTTATGTGATCAGCCTCTATAGCTGCTTGCCTTCCAGTAGTTGATGGTCTTCCTACATTGCTTGGTACAAAGATGGTTCATTTGAGAGCTCACACATGTACtttcattgtgtcttcttgaacaTTTGCTTTGAGTAGCATGGATCAACCATCACCTGAGCCTTTAGCCACCAAATGTATTCGTTGATGCCATAGGAGTCTGGTGAAACCTCTATTTGGAATACAATCAATTTGTTGAGCAGAAAATAACATGACAAGAATATCTTACTTGTTGAACAGCTCACAAATATTGTTTAGAAGTCCATGTCGATGACCTCCTTCTCCACGGCTTACCTCTCTGCAGCTTCACATGGCGTTGCTAAGCGCGCCGCTCCCTCCGAGCATGGTCCCCGGGTTGCTTGCGACATCGGGCCCCCACGGACTCCGTCGAGACATAGTCCATGGCAGTAGGGGACATGGTAGTGGGCATTCACATCTAGGACGACGACGCAGATGCGAAGCGAGCATGAAGGAGGGCAAAGGCTCGAAGGTGGTTAAGGGAGGCCGGGCAGGGCAGTTGATTGGCTGGACTTGGTCGGTTTGAAGGGCTTCAAAGTCGGAGCGACGTGGTGGACACGTCTGAACATCCCCATATCCTCTATGCTGGCATTTGGGCTTTGATTGAGGGTATCCCGTTGGGTGACGTTTTTTTGTGTGGGTTGTCTGCCAAGACAGACATTTAGggggtaagagcatctccagtcgcgCCCCTAATAGGCACCCCCAGGGCGACTTCTTTCGCGCCGGCGTTGAAAAAAgcccccagtcgcgcccccaagacgccgaaatccgccggctcggcccgtttttgggcACGGCGATCACAGGCCGAACCCAGCACACTAGGGGCGTTTGGGGGCTCCGGTGGAAGGGAAAACCACGTCTCGGCCACACTGTCAGGCGAAAAGTCGAGACAAACGACCAGAttcaccccccaccccccacccccgcgcGACCTCCCGCCACCTtgccgatcccggcgccgcccaccgcccacCACCTCTAGATAGGCCATTCCCCGTCGGAAAAGAGAGGGGTTTCACCGCCGCAACCTCTCCACCACCTTCCTGGGCGAGTTTTCCGGCGCTCCGGATGCGTAGGGCGGGATACCGGCGGGCGTGCGCCCACCACGCCCACCAGGTGTTCAGCGATTTGTCTGCTCGGCGATGGACTCGAACGACGAGGAGGCGCtctgtagcgaccacgatcccaatggaccgaagtctctgtgcttaagtgtcatccctggatcggtaatgctgacacacatagtactcgaggaattataatagagttcaatcacacacttattatatcgagacctcataaagagtatgattacacacaaataatatggttgaaggccatctaaactatataactgcggaagcttcaaaggcaaatgagtccatcaactccaacggcatagctgagtgcatgacaacaacctatcgcaccttatttgtcgtctgagtagtctgcaacatgagacgttgcagccgtgtaggtcagcacattgaatatgctggcagagttacactgtaaagaaATTAATGCAAGAACtaatctacatgcaatatttggctggtggaggctctaagtttatggttttgcataaagctagtttttccctacaacaaaggattaaatttatttactactcccaagttgtaccaatatttgagaaggttcctccaattcAAATCCAAATTAAACAAGTATCAATATTACACCCAATTCAAttaatttaagagtgatgagatcaacaataatatccaattccacatactcaagatgtccataaccggggacacggctaaccatgattagtttatacactctgcagaggttgcgcacttttccccacaagactcgaccgcatccatgatcgaaagatcgagacatagtctttctgaagcattaactctctactccgggcagaccggtacacctactttcccctacatctgctagtccacctctttgagggctcatacaacttactcaaatatgccagagcccataatggcttatggctgcacacggaagtttctaggcatgaaatatcatatgacccctttgagcctgggtggcgaaccgaggaaaaatcacacgggtactccaggattttCCAAATGGACAAACAcgggattctccaggtgccccaaccaatccacccagatgtgtattaaagttgtcgCCTTAAGGTTATCCAAAAattaataactctcataacttccatgtgaatcatGATCTAATccctgtctacgagcatggctaagcaataatagagcataacgtatattcccggggtgatcaaaggtattagGTTTCTACCTCAtaatactacaaccaaaccacatgttctcaatcctactcatgcaaatatttgaggagcAATACTAAtgcatctatactactattaaacaatcaaacaagaacttctTTAAGCACACCCCACAAAGTGTACACAGATCCAATACCACCGCACAATTAGACCCACTAAAATCAATCTAACGGTTAGACTTAACCTAACCCATtttctgtgtgcacttagcaatttacattgactggCCGTACTCCACAGTGGAGGAAAATATGAAACTCCACGCCTGGGAAATTAGGAAACTAATAATCATGGGTGCATCACATTCTAGGAAAGTAAATCAGAGtgcatccatcctattaggaaaCTAATCTCAGACAAATCCGTCATATTAAAAAACGTATCTCGGAcgcatccatcctattaggaagCTAATCGTGAGCTGCCTGCCGCCATCATGCACATCAATCGGATTTATTTTGTTTCATGACAGAGAAACCATATACCTTTCACTATTTTGCCACATATATTTATTCTTATATACTTGTGCAGTTTCAAATGATCCAACATATCTGCAGTCATCAAACTTGAAGACATACTGTTTAAGGCCTTATTTGCACCGCCTCTCTTTCTTTGTCTGCGCGCCTCTTTCCTCCAATAATAATAATGAATAACTCTTTTC is a window encoding:
- the LOC123043927 gene encoding rhomboid-like protein 19, with the translated sequence MMSSVSPPAPSLPSGGGSFFRGYTKLCKGLAVILLLVHLLVQLFPSAVNYLALIPARTIPFAWNLITAGYVEQTIPGVIISIIGLLLFGKLLEPLWGTKELSKFVFIVNFSTSMCVFVTAIAVYYVTQQESYLYTPLSGFYGVLSGLLVGIKQLMPEMELNLFVLKIKGKWIPSLIALISVVVSFFMKDLVSYLPVILFGIYMSWIYLRYFQKRLETGLKGDPSEEFSFSSFFPAILRPVLDPIASIFHRLLCGRSDRADRGQTLETSSLPGSDSTEANRRRERGQRALEQRLAEKLAAVKSTESTSLDASDKV